The Betta splendens chromosome 4, fBetSpl5.4, whole genome shotgun sequence genome contains a region encoding:
- the gatad2ab gene encoding GATA zinc finger domain containing 2Ab isoform X3 encodes MSEEAGRQTRSQKRALEKDHAGFAGPLGDMDSKRVKLERGDVPLPGPGTDSVKLKSEHAASILKSGEVKATIKVEVQTGDEPVDMSTSKSDIKKECQPPSPDDVIVLSDNEPSSPLMNGHCFTKTNTEKLMKSSPEERERIIKQLKEELRLQEAKLVLLKKLRQSQIQKESTVQKATGSVATPPPLVRGSITSGKGSLQMTGRSAGTVIPPPLVRGGQHVPSKHSSQIVMPPLVRGTQSIAVTPQQIASLRQQQQQSGSGPPPLLLAPRASVPNVQVQGQRIIQQGLIRVANVANSNVMVNIPQASPTSLKGSSVSPNSSDSPASRQAAAKLALRKQLEKTLLEIPPPKPPAPEFNFLPSAANNEFIYLLGLEEVVQKLLEMHGRGNLGPAAAMATSIPKEPYTCAQCKTDFTSRWRKEKAGTILCDQCMSSNQKKALKAEHTSRLKAAFVKALQQEQEIEQRILQQAASSSSSSVSKNTSSSSLSKSEVLVSQQYKQVGAAMHHRSVASHHSIKQLAHSIQPAVSARSMAHSFPSSSQLQSAVTRAALGSRAGKHAAARHQLHGAKVSASSSNQSNVAAWRKQSGGTGMTMPYVNPGLSAHKTSSAVERQREYLLDMIPSRSISQAANTWK; translated from the exons ATGTCAGAGGAGGCAGGGCGTCAAACTCGCAGCCAGAAGCGAGCTCTGGAGAAGGACCATGCAGGTTTTGCCGGGCCCCTGGGAGACATGGACAGTAAAAGGGTTAAGCTGGAGCGGGGAGATGTTCCCCTGCCTGGACCTGGAACTGACAGTGTCAAGCTCAAGAGTGAGCATGCAGCCAGCATCCTTAAGTCTGGGGAGGTGAAGGCTACCATTAAGGTCGAGGTTCAAACTGGAGATGAGCCTGTTGACATGAGCACGTCAAAAAG TGACATCAAGAAAGAGTGCCAGCCACCATCACCAGATGATGTGATTGTGTTATCAGACAATGAGCCCTCCAGTCCTCTCATGAACGGCCACTGCTTTACAAAGACCAACACAGAAAAACTGATG AAGAGTTCCCCTGAGGAGAGGGAGCGCATCATAAAACAGCTGAAGGAAGAACTGAGACTCCAAGAGGCCAAACTAGTTCTGCTGAAGAAACTACGACAAAGCCAGATCCAGAAGGAGAGCACTGTACAAAAA GCCACTGGATCTGTggctactcctcctcctctggtcagAGGTAGCATCACATCAGGCAAAGGATCCCTCCAG ATGACAGGTCGTAGCGCAGGCACAGTGATTCCTCCTCCGTTAGTGAGGGGTGGGCAACATGTCCCGTCCAAACACAGCTCTCAGATTGTCATGCCGCCTCTGGTCAGGGGAACCCAG TCTATTGCAGTGACTCCCCAGCAGATCGCCAGTCTacggcagcaacagcagcaaagcgGTTCAGGTCCTCCCCCCCTCTTGTTGGCTCCCAGGGCATCTGTGCCCAATGTCCAGGTCCAAGGCCAGAGGATCATTCAGCAGGGACTCATACGGGTGGCTAATGTGGCCAACAGTAATGTTATGGTCAACATCCCTCAG GCCTCTCCAACAAGCCTAAAGGGCTCATCAGTGTCGCCCAACTCCAGTGACTCCCCAGCCAGTCGGCAAGCAGCTGCCAAGCTCGCACTACGTAAACAGCTGGAGAAGACACTACTGGAGATCCCTCCACCCAAACCTCCTGCTCCCGAGTTTAACTTTCTGCCTTCAGCCGCTAATAACGAGTTCATCTACTTGTTAGGCTTAGAAGAGGTGGTGCAAAAACTTCTGGAGATGCATGGCAGGG GCAATCtgggtccagctgctgcaatgGCCACCTCCATTCCCAAAGAGCCGTACACCTGCGCGCAGTGTAAGACAGACTTCACCTCCCGctggaggaaggaaaaggcTGGGACCATCCTCTGTGACCAATGCATGTCATCCAATCAGAAGAAAGCCCTGAAGGCTGAGCACACCAGTCGGCTGAAGGCGGCCTTTGTCAAGgcactgcagcaggagcaggagatcGAACAGCGCATTCTCCAGCAAgctgcttcctcttcttcctcctctgtgtctaaaAACACCTCATCTTCCTCACTGTCCAAGAGTGAGGTGCTGGTTTCCCAGCAGTACAAGCAGGTCGGAGCTGCCATGCATCACAGATCCGTGGCTTCACACCACTCTATTAAGCAG CTGGCACACAGCATCCAGCCTGCAGTGAGCGCTCGAAGCATGGCCCACTCattcccctcttcctctcagctGCAGAGCGCAGTGACACGGGCGGCACTGGGCAGCAGGGCAGGTAAGCATGCTGCAGCACGCCATCAGCTGCATGGGGCAAAGgtcagcgccagcagcagcaaccaGAGCAACGTGGCCGCCTGGAGGAAGCAGAGCGGTGGCACAG GTATGACTATGCCCTATGTGAACCCCGGCTTGTCTGCTCATAAGACCAGCTCAGCTGTGGAGCGTCAGCGAGAGTACCTGCTGGACATGATTCCTTCCCGTTCTATCTCGCAAGCAGCCAACACATGGAAATAA
- the gatad2ab gene encoding GATA zinc finger domain containing 2Ab isoform X2, producing the protein MVRAAMSEEAGRQTRSQKRALEKDHAGFAGPLGDMDSKRVKLERGDVPLPGPGTDSVKLKSEHAASILKSGEVKATIKVEVQTGDEPVDMSTSKSDIKKECQPPSPDDVIVLSDNEPSSPLMNGHCFTKTNTEKLMKSSPEERERIIKQLKEELRLQEAKLVLLKKLRQSQIQKESTVQKATGSVATPPPLVRGSITSGKGSLQMTGRSAGTVIPPPLVRGGQHVPSKHSSQIVMPPLVRGTQSIAVTPQQIASLRQQQQQSGSGPPPLLLAPRASVPNVQVQGQRIIQQGLIRVANVANSNVMVNIPQASPTSLKGSSVSPNSSDSPASRQAAAKLALRKQLEKTLLEIPPPKPPAPEFNFLPSAANNEFIYLLGLEEVVQKLLEMHGRGNLGPAAAMATSIPKEPYTCAQCKTDFTSRWRKEKAGTILCDQCMSSNQKKALKAEHTSRLKAAFVKALQQEQEIEQRILQQAASSSSSSVSKNTSSSSLSKSEVLVSQQYKQVGAAMHHRSVASHHSIKQLAHSIQPAVSARSMAHSFPSSSQLQSAVTRAALGSRAGKHAAARHQLHGAKVSASSSNQSNVAAWRKQSGGTGMTMPYVNPGLSAHKTSSAVERQREYLLDMIPSRSISQAANTWK; encoded by the exons GGTGAGAGCAGCCATGTCAGAGGAGGCAGGGCGTCAAACTCGCAGCCAGAAGCGAGCTCTGGAGAAGGACCATGCAGGTTTTGCCGGGCCCCTGGGAGACATGGACAGTAAAAGGGTTAAGCTGGAGCGGGGAGATGTTCCCCTGCCTGGACCTGGAACTGACAGTGTCAAGCTCAAGAGTGAGCATGCAGCCAGCATCCTTAAGTCTGGGGAGGTGAAGGCTACCATTAAGGTCGAGGTTCAAACTGGAGATGAGCCTGTTGACATGAGCACGTCAAAAAG TGACATCAAGAAAGAGTGCCAGCCACCATCACCAGATGATGTGATTGTGTTATCAGACAATGAGCCCTCCAGTCCTCTCATGAACGGCCACTGCTTTACAAAGACCAACACAGAAAAACTGATG AAGAGTTCCCCTGAGGAGAGGGAGCGCATCATAAAACAGCTGAAGGAAGAACTGAGACTCCAAGAGGCCAAACTAGTTCTGCTGAAGAAACTACGACAAAGCCAGATCCAGAAGGAGAGCACTGTACAAAAA GCCACTGGATCTGTggctactcctcctcctctggtcagAGGTAGCATCACATCAGGCAAAGGATCCCTCCAG ATGACAGGTCGTAGCGCAGGCACAGTGATTCCTCCTCCGTTAGTGAGGGGTGGGCAACATGTCCCGTCCAAACACAGCTCTCAGATTGTCATGCCGCCTCTGGTCAGGGGAACCCAG TCTATTGCAGTGACTCCCCAGCAGATCGCCAGTCTacggcagcaacagcagcaaagcgGTTCAGGTCCTCCCCCCCTCTTGTTGGCTCCCAGGGCATCTGTGCCCAATGTCCAGGTCCAAGGCCAGAGGATCATTCAGCAGGGACTCATACGGGTGGCTAATGTGGCCAACAGTAATGTTATGGTCAACATCCCTCAG GCCTCTCCAACAAGCCTAAAGGGCTCATCAGTGTCGCCCAACTCCAGTGACTCCCCAGCCAGTCGGCAAGCAGCTGCCAAGCTCGCACTACGTAAACAGCTGGAGAAGACACTACTGGAGATCCCTCCACCCAAACCTCCTGCTCCCGAGTTTAACTTTCTGCCTTCAGCCGCTAATAACGAGTTCATCTACTTGTTAGGCTTAGAAGAGGTGGTGCAAAAACTTCTGGAGATGCATGGCAGGG GCAATCtgggtccagctgctgcaatgGCCACCTCCATTCCCAAAGAGCCGTACACCTGCGCGCAGTGTAAGACAGACTTCACCTCCCGctggaggaaggaaaaggcTGGGACCATCCTCTGTGACCAATGCATGTCATCCAATCAGAAGAAAGCCCTGAAGGCTGAGCACACCAGTCGGCTGAAGGCGGCCTTTGTCAAGgcactgcagcaggagcaggagatcGAACAGCGCATTCTCCAGCAAgctgcttcctcttcttcctcctctgtgtctaaaAACACCTCATCTTCCTCACTGTCCAAGAGTGAGGTGCTGGTTTCCCAGCAGTACAAGCAGGTCGGAGCTGCCATGCATCACAGATCCGTGGCTTCACACCACTCTATTAAGCAG CTGGCACACAGCATCCAGCCTGCAGTGAGCGCTCGAAGCATGGCCCACTCattcccctcttcctctcagctGCAGAGCGCAGTGACACGGGCGGCACTGGGCAGCAGGGCAGGTAAGCATGCTGCAGCACGCCATCAGCTGCATGGGGCAAAGgtcagcgccagcagcagcaaccaGAGCAACGTGGCCGCCTGGAGGAAGCAGAGCGGTGGCACAG GTATGACTATGCCCTATGTGAACCCCGGCTTGTCTGCTCATAAGACCAGCTCAGCTGTGGAGCGTCAGCGAGAGTACCTGCTGGACATGATTCCTTCCCGTTCTATCTCGCAAGCAGCCAACACATGGAAATAA
- the gatad2ab gene encoding GATA zinc finger domain containing 2Ab isoform X1 — MSEEAGRQTRSQKRALEKDHAGFAGPLGDMDSKRVKLERGDVPLPGPGTDSVKLKSEHAASILKSGEVKATIKVEVQTGDEPVDMSTSKSDIKKECQPPSPDDVIVLSDNEPSSPLMNGHCFTKTNTEKLMKSSPEERERIIKQLKEELRLQEAKLVLLKKLRQSQIQKESTVQKATGSVATPPPLVRGSITSGKGSLQMTGRSAGTVIPPPLVRGGQHVPSKHSSQIVMPPLVRGTQSIAVTPQQIASLRQQQQQSGSGPPPLLLAPRASVPNVQVQGQRIIQQGLIRVANVANSNVMVNIPQASPTSLKGSSVSPNSSDSPASRQAAAKLALRKQLEKTLLEIPPPKPPAPEFNFLPSAANNEFIYLLGLEEVVQKLLEMHGRGNLGPAAAMATSIPKEPYTCAQCKTDFTSRWRKEKAGTILCDQCMSSNQKKALKAEHTSRLKAAFVKALQQEQEIEQRILQQAASSSSSSVSKNTSSSSLSKSEVLVSQQYKQVGAAMHHRSVASHHSIKQLQSAVTRAALGSRAGKHAAARHQLHGAKVSASSSNQSNVAAWRKQSGGTGMTMPYVNPGLSAHKTSSAVERQREYLLDMIPSRSISQAANTWK, encoded by the exons ATGTCAGAGGAGGCAGGGCGTCAAACTCGCAGCCAGAAGCGAGCTCTGGAGAAGGACCATGCAGGTTTTGCCGGGCCCCTGGGAGACATGGACAGTAAAAGGGTTAAGCTGGAGCGGGGAGATGTTCCCCTGCCTGGACCTGGAACTGACAGTGTCAAGCTCAAGAGTGAGCATGCAGCCAGCATCCTTAAGTCTGGGGAGGTGAAGGCTACCATTAAGGTCGAGGTTCAAACTGGAGATGAGCCTGTTGACATGAGCACGTCAAAAAG TGACATCAAGAAAGAGTGCCAGCCACCATCACCAGATGATGTGATTGTGTTATCAGACAATGAGCCCTCCAGTCCTCTCATGAACGGCCACTGCTTTACAAAGACCAACACAGAAAAACTGATG AAGAGTTCCCCTGAGGAGAGGGAGCGCATCATAAAACAGCTGAAGGAAGAACTGAGACTCCAAGAGGCCAAACTAGTTCTGCTGAAGAAACTACGACAAAGCCAGATCCAGAAGGAGAGCACTGTACAAAAA GCCACTGGATCTGTggctactcctcctcctctggtcagAGGTAGCATCACATCAGGCAAAGGATCCCTCCAG ATGACAGGTCGTAGCGCAGGCACAGTGATTCCTCCTCCGTTAGTGAGGGGTGGGCAACATGTCCCGTCCAAACACAGCTCTCAGATTGTCATGCCGCCTCTGGTCAGGGGAACCCAG TCTATTGCAGTGACTCCCCAGCAGATCGCCAGTCTacggcagcaacagcagcaaagcgGTTCAGGTCCTCCCCCCCTCTTGTTGGCTCCCAGGGCATCTGTGCCCAATGTCCAGGTCCAAGGCCAGAGGATCATTCAGCAGGGACTCATACGGGTGGCTAATGTGGCCAACAGTAATGTTATGGTCAACATCCCTCAG GCCTCTCCAACAAGCCTAAAGGGCTCATCAGTGTCGCCCAACTCCAGTGACTCCCCAGCCAGTCGGCAAGCAGCTGCCAAGCTCGCACTACGTAAACAGCTGGAGAAGACACTACTGGAGATCCCTCCACCCAAACCTCCTGCTCCCGAGTTTAACTTTCTGCCTTCAGCCGCTAATAACGAGTTCATCTACTTGTTAGGCTTAGAAGAGGTGGTGCAAAAACTTCTGGAGATGCATGGCAGGG GCAATCtgggtccagctgctgcaatgGCCACCTCCATTCCCAAAGAGCCGTACACCTGCGCGCAGTGTAAGACAGACTTCACCTCCCGctggaggaaggaaaaggcTGGGACCATCCTCTGTGACCAATGCATGTCATCCAATCAGAAGAAAGCCCTGAAGGCTGAGCACACCAGTCGGCTGAAGGCGGCCTTTGTCAAGgcactgcagcaggagcaggagatcGAACAGCGCATTCTCCAGCAAgctgcttcctcttcttcctcctctgtgtctaaaAACACCTCATCTTCCTCACTGTCCAAGAGTGAGGTGCTGGTTTCCCAGCAGTACAAGCAGGTCGGAGCTGCCATGCATCACAGATCCGTGGCTTCACACCACTCTATTAAGCAG ctGCAGAGCGCAGTGACACGGGCGGCACTGGGCAGCAGGGCAGGTAAGCATGCTGCAGCACGCCATCAGCTGCATGGGGCAAAGgtcagcgccagcagcagcaaccaGAGCAACGTGGCCGCCTGGAGGAAGCAGAGCGGTGGCACAG GTATGACTATGCCCTATGTGAACCCCGGCTTGTCTGCTCATAAGACCAGCTCAGCTGTGGAGCGTCAGCGAGAGTACCTGCTGGACATGATTCCTTCCCGTTCTATCTCGCAAGCAGCCAACACATGGAAATAA